The following coding sequences lie in one Chanos chanos chromosome 4, fChaCha1.1, whole genome shotgun sequence genomic window:
- the LOC115809555 gene encoding rho-related GTP-binding protein RhoB-like isoform X1: protein MTGIRKKLVVVGDGACGKTCLLTVLNKDEFPEQYVPTVFEADIADMEVDSKQVQLALWDTAGQEDYDRLRPLSYPDTDVILMCFSVDSPDSLENIPEKWVPEVKHFCPDVPIILVANKKDLRNDESVRTELSRLKQEPVKTEVGRAMAVRIGAYDYMECSAKTKDGVREVFETATRAAKQVQLALWDTAGQEDYDRLRPLSYPDTDVILMCFSVDSPDSLENIPEKWVPEVKHFCPDVPIILVANKKDLRNDESVRTELSRLKQEPVKTEVGRAMAVRIGAYDYMECSAKTKDGVREVFETATRAALQKRPTSVGCCVNCCLLS, encoded by the exons ATGACAGGCATTCGGAAAAAGCTGGTAGTGGTAGGTGATGGGGCGTGTGGGAAAACGTGTCTATTGACTGTGTTGAATAAAGATGAGTTCCCTGAACAGTATGTGCCAACTGTTTTTGAGGCCGACATCGCGGACATGGAAGTGGACAGCAAACAGGTGCAACTTGCTCTTTGGGATACAGCCGGTCAAGAGGATTATGACCGACTTCGTCCCTTGTCCTATCCAGACACAGATGTTATACTGATGTGCTTCTCAGTGGACAGTCCAGACTCTCTCGAAAACATCCCGGAAAAGTGGGTACCAGAGGTCAAACACTTCTGCCCTGACGTGCCCATCATTCTTGTGGCTAATAAGAAGGATCTACGGAACGACGAGAGTGTTAGGACCGAGTTGTCCAGACTGAAGCAAGAACCTGTAAAAACAGAGGTTGGGCGCGCAATGGCCGTGCGCATCGGCGCATATGACTACATGGAATGTTCGGCTAAAACCAAGGATGGAGTGCGAGAGGTCTTCGAGACTGCAACTCGTGCTGC CAAACAGGTGCAACTTGCTCTTTGGGATACAGCCGGTCAAGAGGATTATGACCGACTTCGTCCCTTGTCCTATCCAGACACAGATGTTATACTGATGTGCTTCTCAGTGGACAGTCCAGACTCTCTCGAAAACATCCCGGAAAAGTGGGTACCAGAGGTCAAACACTTCTGCCCTGACGTGCCCATCATTCTTGTGGCTAATAAGAAGGATCTACGGAACGACGAGAGTGTTAGGACCGAGTTGTCCAGACTGAAGCAAGAACCTGTAAAAACAGAGGTTGGGCGCGCAATGGCCGTGCGCATCGGCGCATATGACTACATGGAATGTTCGGCTAAAACCAAGGATGGAGTGCGAGAGGTCTTCGAGACTGCAACTCGTGCTGCGTTGCAGAAGAGACCCACATCAGTCGGTTGTTGTGTGAACTGTTGTCTGCTGTCGTGA
- the LOC115809558 gene encoding rho-related GTP-binding protein RhoB-like isoform X3 encodes MTGIRKKLVVVGDGACGKTCLLTVLNKDEFPEQYVPTVFEIDDYDRLRPLSYPDTDVILMCFSVDSPDSLENIPEKWVPEVKHFCPNVPIILVANKKDLRNDESVRTELSRLKQEPVKTEVGRAMAVRIGAYDYMECSAKTKDGVREVFETATRAALQKRPTSVGCCVNCCLLS; translated from the exons ATGACAGGCATTCGGAAAAAGCTGGTAGTGGTAGGTGATGGGGCGTGTGGGAAAACGTGTCTATTGACTGTGTTGAATAAAGATGAGTTCCCTGAACAGTATGTGCCAACTGTTTTTGAGATCGAC GATTATGACCGACTTCGTCCCTTGTCCTATCCAGACACAGATGTTATACTGATGTGCTTCTCAGTGGACAGTCCAGACTCTCTCGAAAACATCCCGGAAAAGTGGGTACCAGAGGTCAAACACTTCTGCCCTAACGTGCCCATCATTCTTGTGGCTAATAAGAAGGATCTACGGAACGACGAGAGTGTTAGGACCGAGTTGTCCAGACTGAAGCAAGAACCTGTAAAAACAGAGGTTGGGCGCGCAATGGCCGTGCGCATCGGCGCATATGACTACATGGAATGTTCGGCTAAAACCAAGGATGGAGTGCGAGAGGTCTTCGAGACTGCAACTCGTGCTGCGTTGCAGAAGAGACCCACATCAGTCGGTTGTTGTGTGAACTGTTGTCTGCTGTCGTGA
- the LOC115809558 gene encoding rho-related GTP-binding protein RhoB-like isoform X2 — protein sequence MTDIRKKLVVVGDGACGKTCLLTVLNKDEFPEQYVPTVFETDIADIEDYDRLRPLSYPDTDVILMCFSVDSPDSLENIPEKWVPEVKHFCPDVPIILVANKKDLRNDESVRTELSRLKQEPVKTEVGRAMAVRIGAYDYMECSAKTKDGVREVFETATRAALQKRPTSVGCCVNCCLLS from the exons ATGACAGACATTCGGAAAAAGCTGGTAGTGGTAGGTGATGGGGCGTGTGGGAAAACGTGTCTATTGACTGTGTTGAATAAAGATGAGTTCCCTGAACAGTATGTGCCAACTGTTTTTGAGACCGACATCGCGGACATAGAA GATTATGACCGACTTCGTCCCTTGTCCTATCCAGACACAGATGTTATACTGATGTGCTTCTCAGTGGACAGTCCAGACTCTCTCGAAAACATCCCGGAAAAGTGGGTACCAGAGGTCAAACACTTCTGCCCTGACGTGCCCATCATTCTTGTGGCTAATAAGAAGGATCTACGGAACGACGAGAGTGTTAGGACCGAGTTGTCCAGACTGAAGCAAGAACCTGTAAAAACAGAGGTTGGGCGCGCAATGGCCGTGCGCATCGGCGCATATGACTACATGGAATGTTCGGCTAAAACCAAGGATGGAGTGCGAGAGGTCTTCGAGACTGCAACTCGTGCTGCGTTGCAGAAGAGACCCACATCAGTCGGTTGTTGTGTGAACTGTTGTCTGCTGTCGTGA
- the LOC115809555 gene encoding rho-related GTP-binding protein RhoB-like isoform X3, whose translation MTGIRKKLVVVGDGACGKTCLLTVLNKDEFPEQYVPTVFEADIADMEDYDRLRPLSYPDTDVILMCFSVDSPDSLENIPEKWVPEVKHFCPDVPIILVANKKDLRNDESVRTELSRLKQEPVKTEVGRAMAVRIGAYDYMECSAKTKDGVREVFETATRAALQKRPTSVGCCVNCCLLS comes from the exons ATGACAGGCATTCGGAAAAAGCTGGTAGTGGTAGGTGATGGGGCGTGTGGGAAAACGTGTCTATTGACTGTGTTGAATAAAGATGAGTTCCCTGAACAGTATGTGCCAACTGTTTTTGAGGCCGACATCGCGGACATGGAA GATTATGACCGACTTCGTCCCTTGTCCTATCCAGACACAGATGTTATACTGATGTGCTTCTCAGTGGACAGTCCAGACTCTCTCGAAAACATCCCGGAAAAGTGGGTACCAGAGGTCAAACACTTCTGCCCTGACGTGCCCATCATTCTTGTGGCTAATAAGAAGGATCTACGGAACGACGAGAGTGTTAGGACCGAGTTGTCCAGACTGAAGCAAGAACCTGTAAAAACAGAGGTTGGGCGCGCAATGGCCGTGCGCATCGGCGCATATGACTACATGGAATGTTCGGCTAAAACCAAGGATGGAGTGCGAGAGGTCTTCGAGACTGCAACTCGTGCTGCGTTGCAGAAGAGACCCACATCAGTCGGTTGTTGTGTGAACTGTTGTCTGCTGTCGTGA
- the LOC115809558 gene encoding rho-related GTP-binding protein RhoB-like isoform X1, with the protein MTDIRKKLVVVGDGACGKTCLLTVLNKDEFPEQYVPTVFETDIADIEVDSKQVLLALWDTAGQEDYDRLRPLSYPDTDVILMCFSVDSPDSLENIPEKWVPEVKHFCPDVPIILVANKKDLRNDESVRTELSRLKQEPVKTEVGRAMAVRIGAYDYMECSAKTKDGVREVFETATRAAKQVQLALWDTAGQEDYDRLRPLSYPDTDVILMCFSVDSPDSLENIPEKWVPEVKHFCPNVPIILVANKKDLRNDESVRTELSRLKQEPVKTEVGRAMAVRIGAYDYMECSAKTKDGVREVFETATRAALQKRPTSVGCCVNCCLLS; encoded by the exons ATGACAGACATTCGGAAAAAGCTGGTAGTGGTAGGTGATGGGGCGTGTGGGAAAACGTGTCTATTGACTGTGTTGAATAAAGATGAGTTCCCTGAACAGTATGTGCCAACTGTTTTTGAGACCGACATCGCGGACATAGAAGTGGACAGCAAACAGGTGCTACTTGCTCTTTGGGATACAGCCGGTCAAGAGGATTATGACCGACTTCGTCCCTTGTCCTATCCAGACACAGATGTTATACTGATGTGCTTCTCAGTGGACAGTCCAGACTCTCTCGAAAACATCCCGGAAAAGTGGGTACCAGAGGTCAAACACTTCTGCCCTGACGTGCCCATCATTCTTGTGGCTAATAAGAAGGATCTACGGAACGACGAGAGTGTTAGGACCGAGTTGTCCAGACTGAAGCAAGAACCTGTAAAAACAGAGGTTGGGCGCGCAATGGCCGTGCGCATCGGCGCATATGACTACATGGAATGTTCGGCTAAAACCAAGGATGGAGTGCGAGAGGTCTTCGAGACTGCAACTCGTGCTGC CAAACAGGTGCAACTTGCTCTTTGGGATACAGCCGGTCAAGAGGATTATGACCGACTTCGTCCCTTGTCCTATCCAGACACAGATGTTATACTGATGTGCTTCTCAGTGGACAGTCCAGACTCTCTCGAAAACATCCCGGAAAAGTGGGTACCAGAGGTCAAACACTTCTGCCCTAACGTGCCCATCATTCTTGTGGCTAATAAGAAGGATCTACGGAACGACGAGAGTGTTAGGACCGAGTTGTCCAGACTGAAGCAAGAACCTGTAAAAACAGAGGTTGGGCGCGCAATGGCCGTGCGCATCGGCGCATATGACTACATGGAATGTTCGGCTAAAACCAAGGATGGAGTGCGAGAGGTCTTCGAGACTGCAACTCGTGCTGCGTTGCAGAAGAGACCCACATCAGTCGGTTGTTGTGTGAACTGTTGTCTGCTGTCGTGA